DNA sequence from the Oscillospiraceae bacterium genome:
ATTGTTACAAAAGAGAAAACTACAAATATAGCGCCAAAGGTAAAGAATACGTATCTCATACCAAAGAAATCGTACAGCACGCCCGAAAGAATAGGCGCTACAATTTGCGCTGTCATAGACGCTGTATAATAATAGCCTGTATATTTACCAACGTTTCCGTTTTTAGCAAGCTCAACAACCATAGGGAATGAGTTTACATTGATAGTTGCCCAGCCTATTCCTGCAAGGGAAAATACGGGATACATAATCAATTCGGGAGTATTTGGAGTTATAAAAATTCCACTTGCAAATGCAGTTGCAAGAATAATAATTCCCGCAAGAATTGTTTTCTTTCTGCCGATTTTTGAAGCAATAAGACCAACGGGAATATAAGAAACTATCGCCGCAGCCTGTGCCACTATAAGAGTGAAATTAAAATCAAAGCCGAGAACATTGGTAGCATAAACGGAATACTTACTTGTTATGGAATTATATCCTATAAACCAAAGGGCAACAGATGCAAGTATAAGCAAAAGGGATTTGAATTCGGCTTTTGAAAGCTTACTTTTGCCTGTTTCCGAAACCGCTTCAGCTTCTTGGGCAAGTCCATATTTTAATGTATCCTCTTCCATTTCCTTTGCCCATTTTTTCTCTTTAACGCACAAAAGAAAGATAATAAAACCTGTAAGCATAACAGCACAAACAGCAACTACGTAGCCTGTATACTGCATATATATTTTTTTAGAGGTGGCAAAAACCATACCAAGCACAAGAA
Encoded proteins:
- a CDS encoding SLC45 family MFS transporter, with translation MKLNYKRIVLVGMAFFLISAFWQAYDAIVPLILTNHFGLPQSVSGAVMSIDNVLAVFMLPIFGALSDKVNTKYGKRTPFIFFGTIFAVISFICLTFIDNYQISRLIAEGIPELQKGAMTDEAFSAFVRETTVQLTIQNPLPLIGFIATLLLILIAMATFRSPAVALMPDVTVKPLRSKANAVINLTGTAGGIIVLVLGMVFATSKKIYMQYTGYVVAVCAVMLTGFIIFLLCVKEKKWAKEMEEDTLKYGLAQEAEAVSETGKSKLSKAEFKSLLLILASVALWFIGYNSITSKYSVYATNVLGFDFNFTLIVAQAAAIVSYIPVGLIASKIGRKKTILAGIIILATAFASGIFITPNTPELIMYPVFSLAGIGWATINVNSFPMVVELAKNGNVGKYTGYYYTASMTAQIVAPILSGVLYDFFGMRYVFFTFGAIFVVFSFVTMFFVKHGDSIPIKRKSALEQLDVD